aaactgtaaaatatggtggtggtagtgtgatcgtctggggctgttttgctgcttcaggacctggaagacttgccgtgataaaaggaactgtgaattctgctgtctaccaagagatcctgaaggagaatgtccaaCCATCTGTTcttgtactcaagctgaaacgaacttgggttctgcagcaggacaatgatcctaaacacaccagcaagtccaccaccgaatgNNNNNNNNNNNNNNNNNNNNNNNNNNNNNNNNNNNNNNNNNNNNNNNNNNNNNNNNNNNNNNNNNNNNNNNNNNNNNNNNNNNNNNNNNNNNNNNNNNNNcgaaacacttaagtgtgacaaacattcaaaggaacaggaaatgaggaagggggcaaacactttttcacaccactgtacattaGACAGGTACCTGCAACCCTGTCGGCTGCATTCTCCGCAATAAGTGTAGCACAGCCCTTGCACTATCCTCCTACAACACATCTTGCTCAGATATCCTTGAAACAGCAGGTAACACaataaatatcatttttttctttcacttctcctgtgtgtgtgatgtgctgTATGTCACAGTATATGTAAACTGTTATAAACCACAGACTGATGTAGCCTATAGATATAGCCTAGTAATCTCAAAccagttctttttttcatgGCAACGTCCCTGAGAAACACACTGAAACTTCTGTTTACTCACCGAGTAATTTTAGAAACATCATGAAGTTGCAGGATTAGGGAGTgagaatgtcaaaaatgtgagtTTTGGTCAGAGAAAAGCATGTGAATATAAGGCTCTTTAAGGAATAGTGGTGTATTCTCTTATTTTACTTGTTTCCTTTGCTGTGATACACTCTTTCCTGTAGCTGCATACTACACTGTGTCTACAAAGGCAACGTTGCATGAGCAGCAGCTCTAGTACTCCGTCTTGTACACTGTGGTGGGAATTCTAATGCATAGGGTGAGATCTGAAATAAAGCTCCAGTCAAATTCTTTTAAGTCTTTATTCTTGCACAAAGAAGGTTCAGTACATCACTGAAGAGTCTGAGAGAAGTAACAGAGGAACTAGACAATAGAAAGTAGTTGTGTACTGCTGCTGAGCAGAAACATCCTGGGTGTGACAGAACTGAAAGGACAAAGGTTAGGAGGAGAAGCTCTGTGGTTATCACAGGAACAGAAAGCTTGAGGCTCAAAAAGAACTCATATATGAGAATATCAAAGTAGAAACTGCAGCTCCTCGTGCTGTTAGATCCTTTCCTACATTAAGGACTGTGTCACCCCACATCCTGTAAGCGCCCCTGACGATCACATCAGGACAAAGCAGAGGAGAGCAAGACCCGCTGAGAGGGTTAATTGAGGGAATACTTGTAACCCGGCAACATTGTTGTGGCACTCTGCATTTTCCCTTACGTACTTCACCATATCTTTGGTCTTGATTCTGAATGGGTTGTTGAAGCAGAGGTTTTCACCAGTCATGTTgaactagaaaaaaaagaaatggattgAGTTCATTTTGACCTTAATGAGAGATGaataaaatgtgcaatgttttatcatttaaatataCTGCAGTACTCAGCAGATCATCTTGTCTatactgtcaaaaaaagaccactaaggtctatataaaagagacttcagatacagtattagggaccactaaggtctatataaaagagacttcagatacagtattagggaccactaaggtctatataaaagagacttcagatacagtattaggggaccaccaaggggTATATAAAgggactttagatacagtatttgctAAAACGCAGTGTTTTGGCAAagggtatattcagacagaaaataaaagaaaagaaaatgttctttgAACATTAAATCAGCCATACCTGCAGTGCAACCTTCACTCCGTAACGCACATAGGTAGCAAGGTGTTCACAGTTGTTCTTGAGGACATTATACTTCCTACATTTGGCATATTGTTCGTTGATGCGCGTGGTTATTTCTTCCTCAGTTCCTGCCTTGTACTCTTTTCCTT
The genomic region above belongs to Etheostoma cragini isolate CJK2018 chromosome 6, CSU_Ecrag_1.0, whole genome shotgun sequence and contains:
- the LOC117946400 gene encoding uncharacterized protein LOC117946400 isoform X2, with amino-acid sequence MKNLILVALILVITVDINGFQFGDIISFKPRCKPILGKHFYYQHFAVYVGDRQLPGKEDGQNIFERLKDKPSCVFSTLDMDEEPKVTNDLDGYKDEKGKEYKAGTEEEITTRINEQYAKCRKYNVLKNNCEHLATYVRYGVKVALQFNMTGENLCFNNPFRIKTKDMVKYVRENAECHNNVAGLQVFPQLTLSAGLALLCFVLM
- the LOC117946400 gene encoding uncharacterized protein LOC117946400 isoform X1; this encodes MRKLILVAVILQLVITVDINGFQFGDIISFKPRCKPILGKHFYYQHFAVYVGDRQLPGKEDGQNIFERLKDKPSCVFSTLDMDEEPKVTNDLDGYKDEKGKEYKAGTEEEITTRINEQYAKCRKYNVLKNNCEHLATYVRYGVKVALQFNMTGENLCFNNPFRIKTKDMVKYVRENAECHNNVAGLQVFPQLTLSAGLALLCFVLM